A single genomic interval of Spinacia oleracea cultivar Varoflay chromosome 6, BTI_SOV_V1, whole genome shotgun sequence harbors:
- the LOC110802534 gene encoding uncharacterized protein isoform X1, with the protein MGSITFMAVGIIFLLSLTIMPSSAQQASLCWENITPCLETARAQNYAPAALQPCCPAISSAVMNDTACFCLARTDIVSQRNARNIYNNIIFTTCEITTTFDAICPDTTSPTPSESPSTPDDADTPSPTPSEAPSTPDDADTPSPTPSPTPSTPDDADTPSPTPSPSPSIADAEMGN; encoded by the exons ATGGGTTCAATAACTTTTATGGCGGTGGGAATCATATTTTTGTTGTCATTAACAATTATGCCCTCATCAGCACAACAAGCTTCTCTATGTTGGGAGAACATTACACCTTGTTTGGAAACTGCTAGAGCTCAAAATTATGCACCCGCTGCGTTACAACCGTGTTGTCCAGCTATATCAAGCGCTGTTATGAACGACACGGCATGCTTCTGTCTCGCCAGGACTGATATAGTTTCACAGCGTAATGCTCgaaatatttataataatataattttcaCAACGTGCGAAATTACTACTACGTTTGATGCAATATGCCCCG ATACTACTTCGCCAACCCCAAGCGAATCTCCATCAACCCCAGATGATGCAGATACTCCTTCACCAACCCCGAGCGAAGCTCCATCAACCCCAGATGATGCAGATACTCCTTCACCAACCCCGAGCCCAA CTCCATCAACCCCAGATGATGCAGATACTCCTTCACCAACCCCGAGCCCAAGTCCATCAATCGCAGATGCAGAAATGGGCAACTAG
- the LOC110802534 gene encoding uncharacterized protein isoform X2 has protein sequence MGSITFMAVGIIFLLSLTIMPSSAQQASLCWENITPCLETARAQNYAPAALQPCCPAISSAVMNDTACFCLARTDIVSQRNARNIYNNIIFTTCEITTTFDAICPDTTSPTPSESPSTPDDADTPSPTPSEAPSTPDDADTPSPTPSPSPSTPDAEMGN, from the exons ATGGGTTCAATAACTTTTATGGCGGTGGGAATCATATTTTTGTTGTCATTAACAATTATGCCCTCATCAGCACAACAAGCTTCTCTATGTTGGGAGAACATTACACCTTGTTTGGAAACTGCTAGAGCTCAAAATTATGCACCCGCTGCGTTACAACCGTGTTGTCCAGCTATATCAAGCGCTGTTATGAACGACACGGCATGCTTCTGTCTCGCCAGGACTGATATAGTTTCACAGCGTAATGCTCgaaatatttataataatataattttcaCAACGTGCGAAATTACTACTACGTTTGATGCAATATGCCCCG ATACTACTTCGCCAACCCCAAGCGAATCTCCATCAACCCCAGATGATGCAGATACTCCTTCACCAACCCCGAGCGAAGCTCCATCAACCCCAGATGATGCAGATACTCCTTCACCAACCCCGAGCCCAAGTCCATCAACCCCAGATGCAGAAATGGGCAACTAG